The Pirellulaceae bacterium genomic sequence CTATCCTACATCCGCTCAGCAGTGTCAGGTACTGCCTCCACCTTCGCTGCCTGCGGATGGTCGAGTTCCAGGAGCCTACGTGCCTCCGACGTATACACCTAATTGGAACCCAAGCATGTACTCGCCCAACAATTCAGGGTACAGCCCGATCTTCACGATGGGCCAGGAGAATTACAATGTCGTTCTGGGGCGAGGCATCGTTGGTCAGCCGACAGTCTACGTTCCTGGTCAGTATGTGCGCAATTTTCTGCGTTACATATTTCCCTAAAGGCGCATGAGCGGTCGCCCGCTCATGCGCGATCGTTCCAGATGCTGGCCAGGAAGTTGGTGTGCCTTCCCAAGCCGCACCAATCGCACTCAAAGTTTAGTTTGGTACTTTCACATGCTCTGGGCCATAACGACTTGTTTACAGCGGCTTGCACGTCACGCCCTGCGTAGCCGCGGGCGATTCCATGTTCAGTTCGGTACGGTGGCTAGTGTCTGGTTGGTATCAATTCTGATGGCCACTGGCTGCGGAATCTATTCGCGGGTTTTGGCCGAAGGGCCGAGTACGTCGCTGGCTCCAATAGACCTATCCGAGTTTCGTAGCGGAATTCAGCATTGGCGCAGAATCCGTGACGAAAGTCGGTTTATCACTCCCCTGCCCGATCAGCCATCGTATGCTGAGCAACAAGTCGCGGAAATCCTTGCCAATATCTTGCTGTTTCAGCGGAGCAACGGTGGCTGGCCCAAAGATTACGACATGACGGCCATCTTGACCGATCAGCAACGCCAAGCTGTGCGGGCTACTCGTGACAAGCAAGATACCTCATTCGACAACGGCAATATTCATTCGCAGGTCCACTATCTGGCGCGGGCGTACACGCAGATGCCCGACCCCCTGTGGCGTGAGGCTTGCGAGCGCGGTTTGGATTTCATTCTCCAGGCACAGTACGACAATGGTGGATTCCCGCAACGATTTCCCCATCCGCAGAATTATCAAGCTCACATTACATTTAACGACGGTGTAATGATTGGGAATCTACAGGTACTGCAGTTAGCGGCCCAGGGAGACGCTCCGTTTGCCTGGTTGGACGACCATCGCCGCCGCAGCGCGGCTGACGCGGTTCGGCGGGGCATTGAGTGCATTTTGAAGTGTCAGGTTCGCGTCGATGGTACTCTCACTGGTTGGTGCCAGCAACACGATCGATATTCGTATGAGGCTCAGCCGGCACGCACCTTTGAATTGGCGTCACTGTGCCCCCAGGACACCACCCAGATCGCACGCTTTTTGATGCAACAGGCCGAGCCCAGCGACGCCATGGTCGCGGCAGTAGATGCGGCTGTACATTGGTTGCAGTTGGTAAAAATTGAAGGTATTGAGGTCGCTAAAGTTCCAACAGAGACAGTGTCTTTCGAGCGACACGATGCGGATTTTGATTTAGTTGTGCTGGCTAACCCAGACGCCAAACCGATCTGGGCACGACACTACGAGATCGGCACGAACCGCCCTATCTTTGCGGGGCGCGATGCGATCAAACGTTACGCGCTGGCGGAAATTGAACGCGAAAGGCGCACCGGCTCCGCCTGGTATGGTCGGTGGCCAGCGGAGCTGCTGAAGACGGAATACAAAGCGTGGCGCCAACAATGGCCATCCCATTGATCCATTGGATTAGCAATTATAGCCAATTCAAGTTTCAAACGCTGTTTCGGTCAATGGCTAGCATCGAAATCGACCTTGAAGCGCGGTAGCTCACTCGGCTACAGTTGGGCGGCCAATGTGCGCGAGCCGTGGGGTCAGCATGTCTGCTGCCTTTTGAATCGCTCGCCCTTTCACAAGGATACGGACGTGAAAACCGCTGTGCTTGCCACCAGATGTGGGTTGACAATCTGCTTGATCGGCCTGCCTGTGCTGTGTGGCTGCGGATTCAACAGCATGGGGCAGAATACGATGGGCACGAGGTTGTACCAACAAGGTCGGTATGCCGAAGCGCTTCAGCATTTTCAAGCGGCACAGGCCTCGGATCCAACGAATTCAGATGCGTATTACAACTTGGCATCGACTTATCACAAGCTGGGGGTAGCTCAAAAAGATGCCAAGCTAATCGAGCAGGCCGAGTCGCTGTACCATCAGTGTTTGGACCTCCAACCGAATCACGTTGATTGTCATCGCGGCTTGGCGGTCATGTTAGCAGAGTCGTCGCGACCGGATGCCGCCATGCGACTCCTGAAGAATTGGTCGGCTCGGAATCCCAACATGCCTGACCCAAAGATCGAGTTAGCTCGACTGCATCAAGAATTCGGGCAAGTCAAAGTCGCCGAGCAATATTTGGACGAAGCCTTGGCGATGAACCCCAACGATGCTCGTGTGTGGGCGCACAAGGGGCAACTGCGCGAGTCATCTGGTGACATGAGCCAAGCGCTTTACAACTATCAGCAAAGCTTGTCGATTAACAACATGCAGCCCGAGCTGTATCAACGAGTCGCCTCGTTGAATGTCAAGTTAGCGCAACAAGGCATCGCCGGAGCTGGTACCTGGACCGCGCAAACTCCTCCACCGTCAACCGGCGGCGCGTCTCCACGGTACTAGAAGGCCACAGCTTGCTGGTGGATACGGTCAAGCCAAGTGGCAATGTTCGCTCATGCCAGACTTTAACAAAACTGGCCGGTGGTTTAGTTTGCGAGGCAACATTACTGTCTTGCCAACACCAATTCGTGCTGACCGGCCGGCAGTGCGACTTGGAGGAAGAGTTCATTCGGGATGGCCACTGGCAATTCAACGGTCTGACAACGAATGATCCATTGTCCATCGTTGAATTGGCGAATGAGCAGGGTACCAGTTTGCGATTGCCGGACTTGAACTTGAAGTCTTGAGCTGTCTAGCCATTGCCAAGTTATGGGTGTTGCCGTATCGAACGCCTGGTTGGTGGGCAATGCTTCCGTTGGAATGTATTCGCACAACGGACGAGTTGCTGGAATGTCGCGCCAGACGAAGCCCGACGAGTCCTTTCTTACAAGTCGTTGATGAATCCCTAGTTCAGCCAGCACCGCATCGACTTCGGGTTGATCGATCGACAGATCATCGTGAAGCGTCAACCATCTGCACAGTTTGGCCAGGGCTTGCGGTTGCAATGGTCCGCTGGCATGCAGAGCAGCCATTCCATCCCGAAGAGCCAGTTTGCCAATCAGGAATGTATTCTGTAATGCGAGTTGTGCGTCCATGTCGCTGGATGTCTCAGCGTTCAAGAAATCATTGATGTTGGCGCGAGCAGTATTCGACCAGCGGGCGAGTCGCGTGTGATGAACGCTGGCCGAATTCGACAAGTCGACCGGTGGCGTGGTTGCGACCCAGCGGCGACTACATACGGACAACTCAGCTAGAGTCAGCCCCACCACCAGCCACTTCCAGCGCTCTGACACAGTCCAACTCGCGGTTGCTGTGCCCCAACCTCCCCACCGTCTGGCGATGGTGGCTACACATCGCTCAGCCGCAGTTCCAGGTACTGTCGCTGTGACTGCCGTCAGCAGTACCAGCGGCCATAAGAATGAGAGCCACAAGTTGTTTACTACTGGCTGCAGTTTGGCGCTGCCCAGCATTCGATCGAAGGACGAATCGAGCTGGCTCTGCAACCAAGCATGCCACTGAGCGCCTGAGAAGTAAACGCACAAAAGCATTACTAGCCCAACGACGCTCAGCACTACTGTCAGCCGTAAGGCCAGATACGACTTCAACCAATCCTCATTTCGGTGGCAAATCCGGTCCAACTGACACGCGCCGACAACGCTCAGGCCGGCGCTAGTCCAGACAAACCATTTGGCCGGATAACGAAAATGGTCGTAGCCCGGCAAGATGCCGGTCATCCAACCGTAAAGGCTGAATGACGAATCGTGGGGAAGCTTGGCCGCCCAACCGGAGAACCCAGCCATGTTCAAAACATCGCGCAACAACCACAGCGGTGAATAGTTACCTAGGGCGGCAAGCAGTGCCACTGCGGCCATCCAGGCCAGAAATCGTTCGGCTGGCTGGGCAGGTTTTCGTCCAGTTGATATCCAGCTCAATACCAAGAAAAAGGGCATCAAACCCATGTACAGCGATGGGATCCACATGCGGCCCTCGCTGCCGATGCAATCGACCCACCGCGAATGATCGGGCTGATAGTGGCCGCCGAATGTGGGCCAAATCAACGACGGCAAACTCCAAGGAGAGAGACTGAAGTTGTAGTTGTCTTGCTGCAGCGCCGGTAAAGACCCTGCCAGTATCGAAGCAACGTGAGGGTTCAGCGAATCGGTCACGCTGATGACTGCATCTGCTCGAACACTTACGTCCAGCCATTGACAGGCATAATATGCTTGTAGGCATGTCAAAAGCAAGATTGCTGCTGTACATATCGAGTTTAGTATCCCCCGGGCTGTCATCGGGTGTGTCAGCGATACGCTTGCCGACACAAGCGACTGCGACAAGTGTTGGTCGCCTGCGGCGTCACTCGATTTGAATGTGACGATCATCTTCAGCAAACTGGCAATTAACGCGATTAATATCAGGTGGTAAGCCGATTGCGGATCGCCGGCCAGCAGCATTAAGCTGGCGAACTGCGCCACGCTGACCAAACACCCAGCCATCGCGACAATTTGGATCCGCAAGCGCCGCGGGTGTGAAGTTACCAGCCATGCCACGATTGGCGTTAGTCCCCAGCCGATCCAGGCTGTACTGCACAGGTAAATCAGGTTGCTAT encodes the following:
- the pelA gene encoding pectate lyase, encoding MLWAITTCLQRLARHALRSRGRFHVQFGTVASVWLVSILMATGCGIYSRVLAEGPSTSLAPIDLSEFRSGIQHWRRIRDESRFITPLPDQPSYAEQQVAEILANILLFQRSNGGWPKDYDMTAILTDQQRQAVRATRDKQDTSFDNGNIHSQVHYLARAYTQMPDPLWREACERGLDFILQAQYDNGGFPQRFPHPQNYQAHITFNDGVMIGNLQVLQLAAQGDAPFAWLDDHRRRSAADAVRRGIECILKCQVRVDGTLTGWCQQHDRYSYEAQPARTFELASLCPQDTTQIARFLMQQAEPSDAMVAAVDAAVHWLQLVKIEGIEVAKVPTETVSFERHDADFDLVVLANPDAKPIWARHYEIGTNRPIFAGRDAIKRYALAEIERERRTGSAWYGRWPAELLKTEYKAWRQQWPSH
- a CDS encoding tetratricopeptide repeat protein; the encoded protein is MGQNTMGTRLYQQGRYAEALQHFQAAQASDPTNSDAYYNLASTYHKLGVAQKDAKLIEQAESLYHQCLDLQPNHVDCHRGLAVMLAESSRPDAAMRLLKNWSARNPNMPDPKIELARLHQEFGQVKVAEQYLDEALAMNPNDARVWAHKGQLRESSGDMSQALYNYQQSLSINNMQPELYQRVASLNVKLAQQGIAGAGTWTAQTPPPSTGGASPRY